A DNA window from Hemibagrus wyckioides isolate EC202008001 linkage group LG11, SWU_Hwy_1.0, whole genome shotgun sequence contains the following coding sequences:
- the dpt gene encoding dermatopontin produces the protein MNSALVLRPLAQLLLLATIIHTQPHYFHGEDWVNAWRQGFNFQCPHGEALVAIKSYFSEEEGSDRLWSFECQPTPSTLGEPSACWWDELNLTGMEWTSTCSDNGIVAGVQSQYFPSTLDREWRFYCCRYGKRCPYSCWKTSDIPEYHKEEAELVVPAYGYFIRGAQTTFSGVVRDRQWKYILCRMTEFDCEFQNL, from the exons ATGAATTCTGCTCTCGTTCTTCGTCCTCTGGCCCAACTGCTGCTGCTAGCTACTATTATTCACACTCAGCCCCACTACTTCCATGGAGAGGATTGGGTCAATGCGTGGCGCCAAGGCTTTAACTTCCAGTGCCCTCATGGCGAGGCACTGGTAGCCATCAAGAGCTACTTCAGTGAGGAAGAGGGCTCGGACCGTCTGTGGAGCTTTGAGTGTCAGCCGACTCCCTCCACCCTCGGAGAACCCAGTGCGTGCTGGTGGGATGAACTGAACCTTACTGGCATGGAGTG GACTTCCACATGCAGTGACAATGGTATAGTGGCTGGAGTGCAGAGTCAGTACTTTCCTTCTACTCTGGACCGAGAGTGGCGCTTCTACTGCTGCCGCTACGGTAAAAGATGTCCTTATTCCTGCTG GAAGACCTCTGACATTCCAGAGTACCACAAAGAAGAGGCTGAACTGGTCGTCCCTGCTTATGGCTACTTCATCCGGGGAGCTCAGACCACCTTTAGTGGGGTGGTCAG GGATCGCCAGTGGAAGTACATCCTGTGCAGGATGACAGAATTTGATTGTGAATTTCAGAACTTATAA